A window from Primulina eburnea isolate SZY01 chromosome 2, ASM2296580v1, whole genome shotgun sequence encodes these proteins:
- the LOC140823916 gene encoding endoglucanase 25-like, translated as MYGRDPWGGTLEIAADSATDDDRSRNLHDYDRAALSRTLDETQQSWLLGPGEQKKNKYVDLGCIIVSRKLFVWTVGTIVAAGLLAGFVTLIVKTVPRHHHRPPPPDNYTLALNKALMFFNAQRSGKLPKHNNVSWRGNSCVNDGKSGSTTLFKDLAGGYYDAGDAIKFNFPQSFAMTMLSWSVIEYSAKYEAAGELNHVKDIIKWGTDYFLKTFNNTADTIYRIVMQVGEGDTSGESTKPNDHYCWTRPEDIDYDRPVLECSSCSDLAAEMAAALASASIVFKDNKAYSQKLVHGARTLFKFARDQRGRYSVGTEASTFYNSTSYWDEFVWGASWLYYATGNSSYLQLATAPGLAKHAGAFWGGPFYGVLSWENKLAGAQVLLSRLRLFLSPGYPYEEILSTFHNQTSIFMCSFLPEFSTFNRTKGGMIQLNHGAPQPLQYVVNAAFLATLFSDYMKAADSPGWYCGPRFYSTDTLREFAQTQIDYVLGKNPRQMSYVVGFGNHYPKHVHHRGASIPKNQAKYSCTGGWKWRDSSKANPNILVGAMVAGPDRQDGFHDVRTNYNYTEPTLAGNAGLVAALVALSGGSTMEIDKNTIFSAVPPMFPIPPPPPAPWRP; from the exons ATGTACGGTCGTGATCCATGGGGCGGGACGCTGGAGATTGCCGCCGATTCCGCCACCGACGATGACCGGAGCAGGAATTTGCATGACTACGACAGGGCGGCGCTGTCCCGGACGCTGGACGAGACGCAGCAGAGCTGGCTGCTGGGTCCCGGGGAGCAGAAGAAGAACAAGTATGTGGATCTGGGATGCATTATCGTGAGCAGGAAGCTCTTTGTGTGGACGGTGGGGACTATTGTCGCGGCTGGATTGTTGGCTGGGTTCGTCACTTTGATTGTTAAGACTGTGCCACGGCATCACCACCGCCCGCCTCCGCCGGATAATTACACTCTGGCGCTCAACAAGGCTCTAATGTTCTTTAATGCTCAACGAT CCGGAAAACTACCCAAGCATAATAATGTATCATGGAGGGGAAACTCGTGTGTAAACGATGGAAAATCTGGTTCTACTACTCTGTTTAAAGATCTAGCCGGAGGCTATTACGATGCTGGTGACGCGATCAAGTTTAATTTCCCTCAATCTTTTGCGATGACAATGTTGAGTTGGAGTGTGATCGAATACAGTGCTAAGTATGAAGCAGCTGGAGAACTTAATCATGTCAAAGATATTATCAAGTGGGGTACTGATTACTTCCTCAAGACTTTCAATAACACTGCCGATACCATTTATCGAATTGTGATGCAG GTCGGAGAAGGTGATACCTCCGGTGAATCGACCAAGCCCAATGATCATTACTGTTGGACTCGCCCAGAGGACATTGATTATGATAGACCTGTTCTTGAATGCAGTAGTTGCTCGGATCTTGCTGCGGAAATGGCTGCTGCTTTGGCTTCTGCTTCCATTGTTTTCAAGGACAATAAAGCCTACTCACAAAAGCTTGTCCATGGTGCCAGAACCCTATTCAAATTTGCGAGGGATCAGAGAGGTAGATACAGTGTTGGCACTGAAGCGTCAACTTTCTATAATTCCACCAGTTACTGGGATGAATTTGTGTGGGGTGCATCATGGCTCTATTATGCTACTGGGAATTCTTCCTATCTTCAGCTTGCTACGGCTCCTGGTCTTGCAAAACACGCGGGTGCTTTTTGGGGAGGCCCATTTTATGGTGTGCTGAGTTGGGAAAATAAGCTCGCTGGAGCTCAG GTGCTTCTGAGTCGTCTTAGATTGTTCCTGAGTCCCGGTTACCCATATGAAGAAATTTTGAGTACATTTCACAACCAGACCAGCATTTTCATGTGCTCGTTCTTGCCAGAATTTTCCACATTCAACCGAACGAAAG GAGGCATGATCCAATTAAATCATGGAGCGCCTCAGCCTCTTCAGTATGTAGTCAATGCAGCGTTCCTTGCAACATTGTTTAGTGACTATATGAAGGCTGCCGATTCTCCCGGGTGGTACTGTGGACCACGTTTCTACTCAACTGATACTCTTCGGGAATTCGCTCAGACTCAG ATTGATTACGTTCTTGGTAAGAACCCAAGACAGATGAGTTATGTGGTGGGATTTGGAAACCACTATCCAAAGCACGTTCACCATAGAGGGGCATCAATTCCTAAGAACCAAGCCAAGTACAGTTGTACAGGAGGATGGAAATGGAGGGACTCGTCGAAGGCAAATCCAAATATTCTTGTCGGAGCCATGGTCGCTGGTCCGGACAGGCAAGATGGTTTCCATGACGTACGAACAAATTACAACTATACAGAACCAACACTAGCTGGCAATGCTGGATTAGTTGCAGCTCTTGTTGCTCTATCTGGAGGTTCTACCATGGAAATTGACAAGAACACCATTTTCTCTGCGGTGCCACCCATGTTTCCAATACCTCCACCCCCACCAGCTCCATGGAGGCCATGA
- the LOC140823917 gene encoding uncharacterized protein isoform X1 — translation MLPFFHSSPLGLAHTLARISGLRRKSVLFTIEFQRLRRNLNVLVYDLESTFKMGPILYILVALPCTVGAITLAIIHIYRHLLNYTEPTFQRYIVRIIFMVPVYALMSFLSLVFNESAIYFNSIREVYEAWVIYNFLSLCLAWVGGPGAVVLSLTGKVLKSNWCLMTCCFPPVPLDGRFIRRCKQGGLQFVILKPILVTVTFILYAKGKYEDGNFSPIQSYLYLTIIYTISYSVALYALALFYVACRDLLQPFNPVPKFIIIKSVVFLTYWQGVLVFLAAKSGLIKDTEQAAEFQSFIICVEMLIAAFGHLYAFPYKEYAGANIGAKHGLTASLAHALKLNDFYHDTVHQFAPTYHDYVLYNHSSEGDDGARKYRARTFVPTGPEMDTVRRNKHMFVNKSEDIQLSSPRSSSDTTPQKSGASHNPAKSEAVSSSLLMDASSTVSVPYDLSLIDIDLSPQKSMHLTNQ, via the exons ATGTTACCCTTTTTTCATTCTTCACCTCTAGGGTTGGCTCACACTCTTGCTCGCATTTCTG GTTTGAGGAGGAAAAGTGTTCTTTTCACAATTGAATTCCAGCGCTTAAG GAGAAATTTGAACGTTTTGGTGTATGATTTGGAGTCCACATTCAAAATGGGACCAATATTGTACATATTGGTGGCATTGCCTTGCACTGTTGGGGCAATCACATTGGCTATCATCCACATTTACAGACATTTATTGAATTATACCGAGCCCACATTTCAGAGATACATTGTCCGGATTATCTTTATGGTTCCA GTGTATGCATTGATGTCTTTTTTGTCTCTGGTCTTTAATGAAAGTGCAATTTACTTCAATTCAATCAGAGAAGT TTATGAAGCTTGGGTCATTTATAATTTCCTATCACTGTGTTTAGCGTGGGTAGGTGGTCCTGGAGCTGTTGTGTTAAGTCTGACTGGAAAAGTTTTGAAGTCTAATTGGTGTTTGATGACGTGTTGTTTCCCCCCAGTTCCGCTGGACGG GCGCTTCATTCGAAGATGTAAACAAGGAGGTTTGCAGTTTGTGATACTCAAGCCTATTCTAGTCACAGTCACTTTTATACTTTATGCAAAAGGAAAATACGAAGATGGGAATTTCAGCCCAATTCAATCATACCTCTACCTTACCATTATCTATACAATCTCTTATTCTGTGGCTCTCTATGCCTTGGCCTTGTTTTACGTGGCTTGCAGAGATTTGCTTCAGCCATTCAATCCAGTTCCCAAGTTTATCATTATCAAGTCTGTAGTTTTTCTTACATATTGGCAG GGTGTTTTGGTTTTTCTTGCCGCCAAGTCTGGATTAATAAAAGATACAGAGCAAGCTGCAGAATTCCAAAGTTTCATAATATGCGTTGAAATGCTTATTGCTGCTTTTGGTCATCTTTATGCTTTTCCCTATAAAGAGTATGCTGGTGCAAATATTGGTGCTAAGCATGGCCTCACTGCAAGCCTGGCACATGCTCTGAAACTGAATGACTTTTACCACGATACAGTCCACCAG TTTGCACCGACCTATCATGATTATGTTCTCTACAACCATAGCAGCGAGGGTGATGATGGAGCAAGAAAGTACAGGGCACGTACTTTTGTCCCAACAGGTCCAGAAATGGACACAGTTAGGAGAAACAAGCACATGTTTGTGAACAAGTCGGAAGACATACAGTTATCCAGTCCTCGATCTTCAAGTGATACAACTCCTCAAAAGTCTGGTGCATCCCATAATCCTGCTAAATCAGAGGCAGTGAGTTCGTCTTTGCTCATGGATGCATCAAGCACTGTCTCTGTGCCATACGACCTTTCGCTCATTGACATAGACTTGTCTCCACAGAAATCCATGCATCTAACGAATCAATGA
- the LOC140823917 gene encoding uncharacterized protein isoform X2: protein MLPFFHSSPLGLAHTLARISGLRRKSVLFTIEFQRLRNLNVLVYDLESTFKMGPILYILVALPCTVGAITLAIIHIYRHLLNYTEPTFQRYIVRIIFMVPVYALMSFLSLVFNESAIYFNSIREVYEAWVIYNFLSLCLAWVGGPGAVVLSLTGKVLKSNWCLMTCCFPPVPLDGRFIRRCKQGGLQFVILKPILVTVTFILYAKGKYEDGNFSPIQSYLYLTIIYTISYSVALYALALFYVACRDLLQPFNPVPKFIIIKSVVFLTYWQGVLVFLAAKSGLIKDTEQAAEFQSFIICVEMLIAAFGHLYAFPYKEYAGANIGAKHGLTASLAHALKLNDFYHDTVHQFAPTYHDYVLYNHSSEGDDGARKYRARTFVPTGPEMDTVRRNKHMFVNKSEDIQLSSPRSSSDTTPQKSGASHNPAKSEAVSSSLLMDASSTVSVPYDLSLIDIDLSPQKSMHLTNQ, encoded by the exons ATGTTACCCTTTTTTCATTCTTCACCTCTAGGGTTGGCTCACACTCTTGCTCGCATTTCTG GTTTGAGGAGGAAAAGTGTTCTTTTCACAATTGAATTCCAGCGCTTAAG AAATTTGAACGTTTTGGTGTATGATTTGGAGTCCACATTCAAAATGGGACCAATATTGTACATATTGGTGGCATTGCCTTGCACTGTTGGGGCAATCACATTGGCTATCATCCACATTTACAGACATTTATTGAATTATACCGAGCCCACATTTCAGAGATACATTGTCCGGATTATCTTTATGGTTCCA GTGTATGCATTGATGTCTTTTTTGTCTCTGGTCTTTAATGAAAGTGCAATTTACTTCAATTCAATCAGAGAAGT TTATGAAGCTTGGGTCATTTATAATTTCCTATCACTGTGTTTAGCGTGGGTAGGTGGTCCTGGAGCTGTTGTGTTAAGTCTGACTGGAAAAGTTTTGAAGTCTAATTGGTGTTTGATGACGTGTTGTTTCCCCCCAGTTCCGCTGGACGG GCGCTTCATTCGAAGATGTAAACAAGGAGGTTTGCAGTTTGTGATACTCAAGCCTATTCTAGTCACAGTCACTTTTATACTTTATGCAAAAGGAAAATACGAAGATGGGAATTTCAGCCCAATTCAATCATACCTCTACCTTACCATTATCTATACAATCTCTTATTCTGTGGCTCTCTATGCCTTGGCCTTGTTTTACGTGGCTTGCAGAGATTTGCTTCAGCCATTCAATCCAGTTCCCAAGTTTATCATTATCAAGTCTGTAGTTTTTCTTACATATTGGCAG GGTGTTTTGGTTTTTCTTGCCGCCAAGTCTGGATTAATAAAAGATACAGAGCAAGCTGCAGAATTCCAAAGTTTCATAATATGCGTTGAAATGCTTATTGCTGCTTTTGGTCATCTTTATGCTTTTCCCTATAAAGAGTATGCTGGTGCAAATATTGGTGCTAAGCATGGCCTCACTGCAAGCCTGGCACATGCTCTGAAACTGAATGACTTTTACCACGATACAGTCCACCAG TTTGCACCGACCTATCATGATTATGTTCTCTACAACCATAGCAGCGAGGGTGATGATGGAGCAAGAAAGTACAGGGCACGTACTTTTGTCCCAACAGGTCCAGAAATGGACACAGTTAGGAGAAACAAGCACATGTTTGTGAACAAGTCGGAAGACATACAGTTATCCAGTCCTCGATCTTCAAGTGATACAACTCCTCAAAAGTCTGGTGCATCCCATAATCCTGCTAAATCAGAGGCAGTGAGTTCGTCTTTGCTCATGGATGCATCAAGCACTGTCTCTGTGCCATACGACCTTTCGCTCATTGACATAGACTTGTCTCCACAGAAATCCATGCATCTAACGAATCAATGA
- the LOC140823917 gene encoding uncharacterized protein isoform X3, whose translation MGPILYILVALPCTVGAITLAIIHIYRHLLNYTEPTFQRYIVRIIFMVPVYALMSFLSLVFNESAIYFNSIREVYEAWVIYNFLSLCLAWVGGPGAVVLSLTGKVLKSNWCLMTCCFPPVPLDGRFIRRCKQGGLQFVILKPILVTVTFILYAKGKYEDGNFSPIQSYLYLTIIYTISYSVALYALALFYVACRDLLQPFNPVPKFIIIKSVVFLTYWQGVLVFLAAKSGLIKDTEQAAEFQSFIICVEMLIAAFGHLYAFPYKEYAGANIGAKHGLTASLAHALKLNDFYHDTVHQFAPTYHDYVLYNHSSEGDDGARKYRARTFVPTGPEMDTVRRNKHMFVNKSEDIQLSSPRSSSDTTPQKSGASHNPAKSEAVSSSLLMDASSTVSVPYDLSLIDIDLSPQKSMHLTNQ comes from the exons ATGGGACCAATATTGTACATATTGGTGGCATTGCCTTGCACTGTTGGGGCAATCACATTGGCTATCATCCACATTTACAGACATTTATTGAATTATACCGAGCCCACATTTCAGAGATACATTGTCCGGATTATCTTTATGGTTCCA GTGTATGCATTGATGTCTTTTTTGTCTCTGGTCTTTAATGAAAGTGCAATTTACTTCAATTCAATCAGAGAAGT TTATGAAGCTTGGGTCATTTATAATTTCCTATCACTGTGTTTAGCGTGGGTAGGTGGTCCTGGAGCTGTTGTGTTAAGTCTGACTGGAAAAGTTTTGAAGTCTAATTGGTGTTTGATGACGTGTTGTTTCCCCCCAGTTCCGCTGGACGG GCGCTTCATTCGAAGATGTAAACAAGGAGGTTTGCAGTTTGTGATACTCAAGCCTATTCTAGTCACAGTCACTTTTATACTTTATGCAAAAGGAAAATACGAAGATGGGAATTTCAGCCCAATTCAATCATACCTCTACCTTACCATTATCTATACAATCTCTTATTCTGTGGCTCTCTATGCCTTGGCCTTGTTTTACGTGGCTTGCAGAGATTTGCTTCAGCCATTCAATCCAGTTCCCAAGTTTATCATTATCAAGTCTGTAGTTTTTCTTACATATTGGCAG GGTGTTTTGGTTTTTCTTGCCGCCAAGTCTGGATTAATAAAAGATACAGAGCAAGCTGCAGAATTCCAAAGTTTCATAATATGCGTTGAAATGCTTATTGCTGCTTTTGGTCATCTTTATGCTTTTCCCTATAAAGAGTATGCTGGTGCAAATATTGGTGCTAAGCATGGCCTCACTGCAAGCCTGGCACATGCTCTGAAACTGAATGACTTTTACCACGATACAGTCCACCAG TTTGCACCGACCTATCATGATTATGTTCTCTACAACCATAGCAGCGAGGGTGATGATGGAGCAAGAAAGTACAGGGCACGTACTTTTGTCCCAACAGGTCCAGAAATGGACACAGTTAGGAGAAACAAGCACATGTTTGTGAACAAGTCGGAAGACATACAGTTATCCAGTCCTCGATCTTCAAGTGATACAACTCCTCAAAAGTCTGGTGCATCCCATAATCCTGCTAAATCAGAGGCAGTGAGTTCGTCTTTGCTCATGGATGCATCAAGCACTGTCTCTGTGCCATACGACCTTTCGCTCATTGACATAGACTTGTCTCCACAGAAATCCATGCATCTAACGAATCAATGA
- the LOC140823919 gene encoding glutamate--tRNA ligase, cytoplasmic-like, which produces MELNFSADSPPLAAIAAAKIAGVSLTSNSTLAPGSTPTLALSNGLRLQGAYVLLKYVGRTASIPDFYERDAYQSCQIDEWIDFAPIFGSGSEFEGACSSVDEYLLEHTFLVGNSISIADVAIWAGLAGTGLRWESLRKSKKYQNLVRWFNSISAEYDGVLSEFLATYIGKRGSGKSIPSNSKEPQTSSSRSIAKENGVHVDETAGSRSAFELDLPDAEVGKVKLRFAPEPSGYLHIGHSKAALSNQYFAERYKGQLIVRFDDTNPDKESSEFVDNLLKDIETLRIKYDAVTYTSDYFPQLMEMAEKLIRKGKAYVDDTPREKMKEERMDGVESRCRNNSVEENLNLWNEMIAGSERGLMCCLRGKLDMQDPNKSLRDPVYYRCNLTPHHRIGSQYKLYPTYDFCCPFVDAVEGITHALRSSEYHDRNDQYHRIQSDMGFRRVHIYEFSRLNMVYTLLSKRKLLWFVQNGEVEGWDDPRFPTVQGIVRRGLKIEALIQFILEQGTSKNLNLMEWDKLWAINKKIIDPVCPRYTAVVEEQRVLLILTDGPRDPFVRVLPKHKKYDGAGEKAVTYSNKIWMDYADAESIAVDEEVTLKDWGNAVVKEIKKDQNGIITQLVGVLNLKGNVKTTKLKLTWLPDSNELVRLTLVAFDYLITKKKLEENEDFVDVLNPCTRKETRALGESDMRNLKRGDIIQLERKGYYRCDVPFIRPSKPIVLFAIPDGKLQAMTK; this is translated from the exons ATGGAACTCAATTTCTCCGCCGATTCTCCTCCTCTTGCCGCCATCGCCGCCGCGAAGATTGCCGGTGTGTCTCTCACGTCAAATTCTACTCTTGCTCCCGGCTCTACACCAACTCTTGCCTTATCTAACGG ACTGAGGCTGCAAGGAGCTTATGTACTTCTTAAATATGTGGGTAGGACTGCCAGCATTCCTGATTTCTATGAGAGGGATGCTTATCAATCATGCCAG ATTGATGAATGGATTGATTTTGCTCCTATCTTTGGTTCTGGATCTGAATTTGAGGGGGCATGCAGCTCAGTGGATGAATATTTGCTGGAGCATACTTTTCTAGTAGGCAACAGTATTTCAATTGCGGATGTAGCGATCTGGGCTGGTCTTGCAG GAACTGGTTTGAGATGGGAAAGTTTGAGAAAATCTAAGAAGTACCAAAACCTTGTTCGGTGGTTCAACTCGATTTCTGCTGAATATGATGGTGTGCTAAGTGAATTTCTTGCAACCTATATTGGGAAAAGAGGCTCTGGAAAATCAATACCATCTAACTCAAAAGAGCCGCAAACTTCTAGTTCTCGATCCATTGCTAAGGAGAATGGTGTCCATGTGGATGAAACAGCAGGTAGCCGATCCGCCTTTGAGCTGGATCTCCCTGATGCAGAGGTTGGGAAAGTGAAGTTGCGTTTTGCACCAGAACCCAGTGGCTATCTTCATATAGGTCATTCAAAAGCAGCATTGTCGAACCAGTATTTTGCCGAGCGGTATAAAGGACAGCTGATTGTGAGGTTTGACGACACAAACCCTGACAAAGAAAGTAGTGAGTTTGTGGACAATCTTCTTAAAGATATTGAAACTCTAAGGATCAAATATGATGCTGTGACATACACATCAGACTACTTTCCCCAACTCATGGAAATGGCTGAGAAATTGATCCGTAAGGGTAAGGCCTATGTCGATGATACTCCACGTGAGAAAATGAAGGAGGAAAGGATGGATGGTGTAGAATCaagatgcagaaataacagtgTGGAGGAGAATCTCAATTTGTGGAATGAAATGATAGCTGGCTCAGAGAGGGGATTAATGTGTTGTCTACGGGGAAAACTGGACATGCAGGACCCAAATAAATCACTTCGGGATCCAGTGTATTACCGCTGTAATTTGACTCCTCATCACAGGATCGGATCTCAATACAAATTATATCCAACATATGACTTTTGTTGTCCATTTGTTGATGCTGTGGAAGGCATCACACATGCTCTTCGATCAAGTGAATACCACGATCGAAATGACCAATATCATAGAATTCAATCGGATATGGGATTTAGAAGGGTCCATATATATGAATTTAGTCGGCTGAATATGGTGTACACACTTCTTAGTAAGCGCAAGCTTCTGTGGTTTGTCCAAAATGGCGAGGTTGAAGGATGGGATGATCCTCGTTTTCCTACAGTTCAAGGAATAGTGCGCAGGGGCCTGAAGATTGAAGCACTGATACAATTCATCTTGGAACAG GGGACCTCCAAGAATCTCAATCTCATGGAATGGGACAAACTCTGGGCGATCAATAAGAAGATCATTGATCCCGTATGTCCCAGGTATACTGCTGTGGTTGAAGAGCAACGTGTATTGCTGATTCTAACTGATGGTCCCCGCGATCCCTTCGTGCGAGTTTTACCCAAACACAAGAAATATGACGGTGCTGGAGAGAAAGCCGTAacttattcaaataaaatatggaTGGACTATGCTGATGCGGAATCGATCGCTGTTGACGAGGAAGTCACTTTAAAGGATTGGGGCAATGCAGTTGTGAAGGAAATCAAGAAAGACCAAAACGGCATCATAACTCAGCTCGTGGGAGTTTTGAATCTCAAAGGAAATGTCAAGACAACGAAATTGAAACTCACATGGCTTCCAGATTCCAACGAGCTCGTCAGATTAACGCTAGTAGCCTTTGACTATCTTATCACAAAGAAAAAG CTCGAGGAAAACGAAGATTTCGTTGATGTGCTCAATCCCTGTACGAGGAAGGAGACACGTGCACTTGGGGAATCTGATATGCGGAACTTGAAGCGTGGTGACATAATACAACTGGAGAGGAAAGGGTATTACAGATGTGATGTCCCTTTTATTCGGCCTTCAAAACCGATCGTCCTGTTTGCAATTCCAGATGGCAAGCTACAAGCCATGACGAAGTAA
- the LOC140823920 gene encoding germin-like protein 5-1: protein MAFCRMLAIMAIILVAGRASADPDMLQDICVADLASAVKVNGFVCKSNTSSDDFFSALLAKPGPTNNTFGSLVTGANVQRIPGLNTLGVSLSRIDYAPGGLNPPHTHPRATEIVFVLYGQLEVGFITTANVLYSKTIKNGEIFVFPRGLVHFQKNNGRVPAAVIAAFNSQLPGTQTISTTLFGATPPVPDNVLSKAFQISTPEVQKIKFRFAPK, encoded by the exons ATGGCCTTCTGCAGAATGCTAGCAATAATGGCTATAATCTTGGTCGCCGGAAGAGCTTCTGCCGACCCGGACATGCTTCAAGATATCTGTGTTGCTGATCTTGCTTCtg CTGTCAAAGTCAACGGATTTGTGTGTAAGTCTAACACGTCGTCGGACGACTTCTTCTCCGCCCTCCTGGCCAAACCCGGCCCCACCAACAACACCTTCGGATCACTAGTCACCGGTGCCAACGTACAGAGAATCCCAGGCCTCAACACCCTCGGCGTTTCCCTCTCCAGGATCGACTATGCCCCCGGCGGTCTCAACCCACCACACACTCATCCACGCGCTACCGAGATCGTGTTCGTCCTCTACGGCCAGCTGGAAGTCGGCTTCATCACCACCGCCAACGTCCTCTACTCTAAGACCATAAAAAATGGAGAGATCTTCGTCTTCCCTAGAGGCCTTGTCCACTTCCAGAAGAACAACGGGAGAGTTCCCGCAGCTGTGATCGCCGCCTTTAATAGTCAGCTTCCGGGCACACAGACCATCTCCACCACCTTGTTCGGGGCGACTCCGCCGGTGCCGGATAATGTTTTGTCGAAGGCGTTCCAGATTTCGACTCCCGAAGTTCAGAAGATCAAGTTCAGATTCGCGCCCAAATGA
- the LOC140823922 gene encoding nectarin-1-like, whose product MATAAICRMLAIMAIILVAGRVSADPDMLQDICVADLASAVKVNGFVCKSNTSADDFFSTLLANPGSTNNTFGSLVTGANVQRIPGLNTLGVSLSRIDYAPGGLNPPHTHPRATEIVFVLYGELEVGFITTANVLYSKTIKNGEIFVFPRGLVHFQKNNGIVPAAVIAAFNSQLPGTQTISTTLFGASPPVPDNVLSKAFQITVPEVQNIKSKFAPK is encoded by the exons ATGGCCACCGCCGCCATCTGTAGAATGCTAGCAATAATGGCTATAATCTTGGTCGCCGGAAGAGTTTCTGCCGACCCTGACATGCTTCAAGATATCTGCGTTGCTGATCTCGCCTCTG CTGTGAAAGTGAACGGATTTGTGTGCAAGTCTAACACGTCGGCGGACGACTTCTTCTCCACCCTCCTGGCCAATCCCGGCTCCACCAACAACACCTTCGGATCACTAGTCACCGGTGCCAACGTACAGAGAATCCCAGGCCTAAACACCCTCGGCGTTTCCCTCTCCAGGATCGACTACGCCCCCGGCGGTCTTAACCCACCACACACTCATCCACGCGCCACTGAGATCGTGTTTGTCCTCTACGGCGAGCTGGAAGTCGGCTTCATCACCACCGCCAACGTCCTCTACTCCAAGACCATAAAAAATGGCGAGATCTTCGTCTTCCCTAGAGGCCTCGTCCACTTCCAGAAGAACAACGGTATAGTTCCCGCGGCGGTGATCGCCGCCTTCAATAGTCAGCTTCCGGGCACACAGACCATCTCTACCACCTTGTTTGGGGCGTCGCCGCCGGTGCCGGATAATGTTTTGTCGAAGGCGTTCCAGATTACGGTTCCCGAAGTTCAGAATATCAAGTCCAAATTTGCACCCAAATGA
- the LOC140823921 gene encoding uncharacterized protein, whose translation MIICDIVSLPSLVSPAPRNPNNWYSSHSDFSLSFKDSEMVIKPETTTAVSSTAVACGNCGLEERLLLHHVRHRGIFRRLCTTCVLRLHAQSFCPTCFQVYPPIPSNDAVINCCKCYSSSHSHCVSAGSTPPPTLYVCPLCINLNTPIFKLKTAKEANVEFNEGNGGFQVIDRDAARKLLAAAKIASTSMNKAVVAAKSEAERRTKEAAFARKRAKEALEHVAYLVVKEKLSKKEAALSESGSGACGVRVSSFGIDGAKVKRENNMNVILCDRDGNVGVAVDSLVITEKRIVDTKRNIDEIDNSTSGFGCIKCG comes from the coding sequence ATGATAATCTGTGACATTGTCAGCCTTCCCTCTCTCGTCTCTCCCGCCCCGAGAAACCCTAATAACTGGTACTCCTCCCATTCCGACTTTAGTTTGAGTTTCAAAGACTCCGAGATGGTGATAAAACCGGAAACCACCACGGCTGTCTCTTCCACCGCCGTGGCATGCGGCAATTGCGGCCTGGAGGAGCGGCTTCTTCTCCATCACGTCCGTCACCGCGGAATCTTCCGCCGTCTCTGCACCACCTGCGTTCTCCGCCTCCATGCACAGTCCTTCTGCCCAACCTGTTTTCAAGTCTACCCGCCAATCCCTTCGAACGACGCCGTCATCAACTGCTGCAAATGCTACTCATCCTCTCACTCCCACTGTGTCTCAGCGGGATCCACGCCCCCTCCCACACTGTACGTTTGCCCCCTTTGCATCAACCTCAACACCCcgatttttaaattgaaaacgGCCAAGGAGGCGAATGTTGAATTTAACGAAGGGAATGGGGGTTTTCAGGTGATTGATAGAGACGCAGCGAGGAAATTACTGGCTGCTGCTAAGATTGCATCCACATCAATGAATAAGGCAGTGGTGGCCGCTAAGTCAGAGGCGGAGAGAAGGACCAAGGAGGCAGCTTTTGCCAGAAAGAGGGCCAAGGAGGCATTGGAACACGTGGCGTATTTGGTCGTCAAGGAGAAGTTGAGCAAGAAAGAAGCGGCACTGTCGGAATCTGGATCGGGAGCTTGTGGAGTTCGTGTATCTTCTTTCGGTATTGATGGTGCTAAAGTGAAGAGAGAAAATAATATGAATGTTATTCTTTGTGATAGAGATGGGAATGTGGGTGTTGCTGTGGATTCTTTGGTGATTACGGAGAAGAGGATTGTTGATACTAAAAGGAATATAGATGAAATAGATAACTCAACCTCAGGTTTTGGCTGCATTAAATGCGGTTGA